From the genome of Halomonas sp. I5-271120, one region includes:
- a CDS encoding dihydrofolate reductase: MSDTSTRDVREAIEPIETVVPVAMIAAMSRNRVIGVDNQLPWYLPEDLKFFKAMTQGKPLVMGRKTFESIGRPLPGRRNIVVTRDPTFEHPGLSICHDLASALDLADQQAIIDGVEEIMVMGGAQIYAQALPYASRLYLTEVDIILEGDAFFPEFEGPSWRREQAVEGTPAEGQPAYAFCEYRRV; this comes from the coding sequence ATGAGCGATACGAGCACGCGTGACGTCAGAGAGGCGATAGAACCCATCGAGACCGTGGTGCCGGTTGCGATGATCGCTGCCATGTCCCGTAATCGGGTGATCGGAGTCGATAACCAGCTGCCCTGGTACCTGCCCGAGGATCTCAAGTTCTTCAAGGCCATGACCCAGGGCAAGCCGCTGGTCATGGGCCGCAAGACCTTCGAGTCGATCGGCCGGCCGCTGCCGGGGCGGCGCAATATCGTGGTTACCCGCGATCCGACCTTTGAGCATCCGGGGTTGAGTATCTGTCATGACCTGGCCAGTGCCCTGGACCTCGCCGACCAGCAGGCGATCATCGATGGCGTTGAGGAAATCATGGTGATGGGCGGCGCCCAGATCTATGCTCAGGCTCTGCCGTACGCCAGTCGGCTCTACCTGACCGAAGTCGATATCATTCTCGAGGGCGACGCCTTCTTTCCCGAGTTCGAAGGGCCTTCGTGGCGGCGGGAGCAGGCTGTCGAGGGCACGCCTGCAGAAGGGCAGCCGGCCTATGCCTTCTGCGAGTATCGGCGCGTCTAG
- a CDS encoding response regulator encodes MRVETRPDSLWQRLIWPVLWPLLLAEASLVTLCAVAWVMIWRASLSVQSASLALAVLMLVMLVGTGLIVSIFLVMVRHRLQRWETHLGVPYERLERLLREVQKELPSWLKPKRVHLGDAQTGSPVTRLESLLDSLDTLLSRLTERPQLEQMLAGLSVPAFMMRNDVVVDANTAFEQLMGCSKADLKGLSAQCMLRCDDPGAEWSKVRLHDSKGGWHGLRMLSLRDRHDHELGILDPLDNAPDYAGQLIQARDRAREDSRLKSTYMSLLQRELEPLVQELSQYFTDDAAPPGQERLRERLADITALVTSLSEPMPELLGQPAEPAEKSDRAPYWPKVLVVDDGPVNSMLARNVLEAEGFDVDVAESGEQALTLAAEQFYDLVFMDIYMPTLDGLETSRRWRAREALRETESGESERSVLIALTANASEADCANFRSVGMDDHLAKPYRPQALVKMIWHWLPGLGRAPG; translated from the coding sequence ATGCGAGTGGAAACGCGCCCAGATAGCCTGTGGCAGCGGCTGATATGGCCGGTGCTATGGCCTTTGCTGCTGGCCGAAGCATCACTGGTGACGCTGTGCGCCGTGGCCTGGGTCATGATATGGCGGGCATCACTCTCGGTGCAAAGCGCGTCGCTGGCACTGGCGGTGCTGATGCTGGTGATGCTGGTCGGCACCGGGCTGATCGTCAGCATCTTCCTCGTCATGGTTCGTCATCGTCTGCAGCGCTGGGAAACCCATCTCGGCGTGCCCTACGAACGCCTCGAAAGGCTGCTGCGCGAAGTCCAGAAGGAGCTGCCCAGCTGGCTCAAGCCCAAGCGCGTGCATCTGGGAGATGCCCAGACGGGCAGCCCTGTGACGCGATTGGAATCCCTGCTCGACAGCCTTGATACCTTGCTGAGTCGATTGACCGAGCGGCCTCAGCTCGAGCAGATGCTGGCAGGCCTGTCGGTGCCGGCCTTCATGATGCGCAATGATGTGGTGGTAGATGCCAACACGGCCTTTGAGCAACTGATGGGCTGCAGCAAGGCGGATCTCAAGGGGCTGAGCGCTCAGTGCATGCTTCGCTGCGACGATCCCGGTGCCGAGTGGAGCAAGGTTCGGCTGCATGATAGCAAGGGCGGCTGGCATGGGCTGCGCATGCTGTCATTGCGCGATCGTCATGACCATGAACTGGGCATCCTAGATCCGCTGGACAATGCACCGGATTATGCCGGCCAGTTGATCCAGGCTCGCGATCGCGCGCGAGAAGACTCGCGACTCAAGTCGACTTACATGAGCCTACTGCAGCGTGAGCTCGAGCCCCTGGTCCAGGAACTCAGCCAGTATTTTACCGACGATGCCGCGCCTCCCGGGCAGGAGCGTCTGCGTGAACGACTGGCCGATATTACTGCATTGGTGACAAGCCTCTCCGAGCCAATGCCCGAGTTGCTTGGCCAGCCTGCGGAACCTGCTGAAAAAAGTGACAGGGCGCCTTACTGGCCCAAGGTGCTGGTCGTCGATGACGGTCCGGTCAACAGCATGCTGGCGCGCAATGTCCTCGAGGCCGAAGGGTTCGACGTCGACGTGGCCGAAAGTGGTGAGCAGGCGCTGACGCTTGCAGCAGAGCAGTTCTACGATCTGGTGTTCATGGATATCTACATGCCTACGCTTGATGGTCTGGAAACCAGCCGCCGCTGGCGAGCCCGTGAGGCGTTACGTGAGACCGAGAGCGGTGAGAGTGAACGGAGTGTATTGATTGCCCTGACGGCAAATGCCAGCGAGGCTGACTGCGCGAACTTCAGGTCAGTCGGCATGGACGACCACCTGGCCAAGCCCTATCGTCCGCAGGCGCTGGTCAAGATGATCTGGCACTGGTTGCCGGGGCTGGGTCGAGCCCCTGGCTGA
- the lgt gene encoding prolipoprotein diacylglyceryl transferase, producing the protein MLNYPTIDPVAIALGPFKVHWYGLMYVIGFIAAWWLGRRRASRVGLSGDDVGDLIFYAAIGVVVGGRLGYAFFYGLDRLLADPLWLFQVWDGGMSFHGGLLGVLVAALLFARKHQLAFFQLTDFVAPLVPIGLGAGRIGNFINTELPGRLTDLPWGMPFPGMGPAPRHPSSLYEAVLEGAVLFAILWWVSATPRRRGLVSGLFLVCYGCFRFLIEFVRLPDPQLGFIAWNWLTMGMLLSLPMILAGGLLMLWSRHRPVDDARQTEPASA; encoded by the coding sequence ATGCTGAATTACCCCACGATCGACCCGGTAGCCATCGCCCTTGGTCCTTTCAAGGTTCACTGGTACGGCCTGATGTATGTGATTGGCTTTATTGCCGCCTGGTGGTTAGGCCGCCGTCGCGCCAGCCGGGTAGGGCTCTCTGGCGATGATGTGGGTGATCTGATCTTCTATGCCGCCATCGGCGTCGTTGTGGGTGGTCGGCTGGGGTATGCCTTCTTTTATGGGCTCGACCGCCTGCTCGCCGATCCGCTGTGGCTGTTTCAGGTCTGGGACGGCGGCATGAGCTTCCACGGTGGGCTGCTTGGCGTGCTGGTGGCGGCACTGCTGTTTGCTCGCAAGCATCAATTGGCCTTTTTCCAGCTGACCGATTTTGTGGCACCGCTGGTACCGATTGGCCTGGGCGCTGGGCGCATCGGGAACTTCATCAATACCGAACTCCCCGGTCGGTTGACCGACCTTCCTTGGGGGATGCCTTTTCCCGGCATGGGGCCGGCCCCTCGTCACCCCTCGTCTCTCTACGAGGCCGTTCTCGAGGGGGCGGTTCTGTTCGCCATTCTGTGGTGGGTGTCAGCGACCCCACGTCGTCGCGGCCTGGTGTCGGGACTGTTCCTGGTCTGTTATGGCTGTTTCCGTTTCCTGATCGAATTCGTGCGTCTGCCCGACCCCCAGTTGGGCTTCATTGCCTGGAACTGGCTGACCATGGGCATGCTGTTGTCGCTGCCGATGATTCTGGCCGGTGGACTGCTGATGCTGTGGTCACGCCATCGCCCAGTGGATGATGCCCGCCAGACCGAGCCGGCGAGCGCCTGA
- the ptsP gene encoding phosphoenolpyruvate--protein phosphotransferase translates to MLDVLRRIVQEVNEARNLDAALSTMVRRIRKAMRTDVCSFYLYDVELERLVLMETIGLHSRAVKQVSMPLGEGLVGLVGQREEPLNLEDAPAHPHFRYFEETGEERFSSFLGVPIIHQRRMLGVLVVQQQDKRRYDEGDEAFLVTMAAQLGGVLAHALATGALSRPVRADGQAMFTGVAASPGMAIGDAVVIAPPADLDSVPDLIPTDIDYEIARLKEAILKVRDELRATGERLASRISAQELALFEVYQQMLSEAALGQEVEKRIREGQWAPGALADVVRRHVQYLERVDDNYLRERAADVRDLGRRVLAHLQEESASTPSTYPERTILVGDEISVATLGEVPRGKLAGLVSIRGSSTSHVAILARAMGVPTVLGMVDLPLTRLNGAPVILDGHRGRLFVRPAEELGRHYQNLIAEEEALAEVLEHEQDLPSETPDAHVMKLMVNTGLAVDAVASLKPRVSGVGLYRTEVPFMITERFPGEQEQTRLYRDQLESFAPLPVVMRTLDIGGDKDLPYFPIEEANPFLGWRGIRVTLDHPEVLMVQLRAMLRASHGLDNLQILLPMITNVEEVDSALRLIDRAQAELEEDGMLIERPQIGVMIEVPATLFQLEALAERVDFFSVGSNDLTQYLLAVDRNNPRVAELYDPCHPGVLSALARLADEASALGVPTSVCGELAGDPAGALLLMGMGFDTLSMNAPSLPRVRAAIRRVTLPAARGLVKETLSLSTPSAVRIHLNVRLGEWQLAHLLPPRD, encoded by the coding sequence ATGCTCGACGTGCTACGTCGTATCGTCCAAGAGGTCAACGAGGCGCGCAATCTCGATGCCGCGCTCTCGACCATGGTGCGTCGCATCCGCAAGGCCATGCGCACCGACGTCTGTTCTTTCTATCTTTACGACGTCGAGCTGGAGCGCCTGGTGCTGATGGAGACCATTGGCCTGCATTCGCGTGCCGTGAAGCAGGTCAGCATGCCCCTGGGCGAAGGCCTGGTAGGGCTTGTCGGTCAGCGCGAGGAGCCTCTCAACCTGGAAGATGCCCCGGCACATCCGCATTTTCGCTACTTCGAAGAAACCGGCGAAGAGCGCTTTTCGAGTTTCCTCGGCGTGCCGATCATCCATCAGCGCCGCATGCTTGGCGTGCTGGTCGTGCAGCAGCAGGACAAGCGGCGCTACGACGAGGGCGATGAGGCTTTCCTGGTGACCATGGCGGCCCAGCTCGGCGGGGTGCTGGCCCATGCGCTGGCCACCGGCGCCTTGAGCCGTCCGGTGAGGGCCGACGGTCAGGCCATGTTCACCGGGGTTGCCGCTTCGCCAGGCATGGCGATCGGTGACGCCGTGGTGATTGCCCCTCCCGCCGACCTGGACAGCGTTCCTGACCTGATTCCTACCGATATCGACTACGAGATCGCCAGGCTCAAGGAGGCGATTCTCAAGGTGCGTGATGAACTGCGTGCCACTGGCGAACGCCTGGCTAGCCGGATCAGTGCTCAGGAGCTGGCGTTGTTCGAGGTCTATCAGCAAATGCTCAGCGAGGCGGCGCTCGGGCAGGAGGTCGAGAAGCGCATCCGCGAAGGGCAGTGGGCGCCCGGCGCTCTGGCCGACGTGGTGCGCCGCCATGTGCAGTACCTTGAGCGAGTCGACGATAACTACCTGCGTGAGCGCGCCGCCGACGTACGCGATCTGGGGCGGCGTGTGCTGGCACACCTTCAGGAAGAAAGCGCGTCCACTCCCTCCACCTATCCCGAGCGTACCATCCTGGTCGGCGACGAGATCAGCGTGGCGACTCTGGGCGAGGTTCCTCGCGGCAAGCTCGCCGGCCTGGTATCGATCCGCGGCTCCAGTACCTCGCATGTGGCGATCCTGGCCCGGGCGATGGGCGTGCCGACAGTGCTCGGCATGGTCGATCTGCCGCTGACGCGCCTCAACGGCGCGCCGGTGATACTTGATGGGCACCGTGGCCGGCTGTTCGTGCGTCCCGCCGAGGAGCTCGGCCGGCACTATCAGAACCTGATCGCCGAGGAAGAGGCTCTGGCCGAGGTGCTCGAACACGAGCAGGACCTGCCCAGCGAAACGCCTGATGCTCATGTCATGAAGCTGATGGTCAACACTGGTCTGGCCGTGGACGCGGTAGCGTCACTCAAACCACGTGTCAGCGGGGTGGGGCTCTATCGTACCGAAGTGCCGTTCATGATCACCGAGCGCTTCCCCGGTGAGCAGGAGCAGACTCGGCTGTATCGCGACCAGCTCGAGAGCTTCGCGCCGTTGCCGGTGGTGATGCGCACCCTGGATATCGGCGGCGACAAGGACTTGCCCTATTTCCCCATCGAGGAGGCCAACCCCTTCCTTGGTTGGCGCGGCATCCGAGTGACGCTGGATCACCCCGAGGTGTTGATGGTCCAGCTGCGCGCCATGCTGCGGGCATCTCATGGCCTGGATAACCTGCAGATCCTGCTGCCGATGATCACCAACGTCGAGGAGGTCGACAGTGCTCTGCGCCTGATCGACCGAGCCCAGGCCGAGCTAGAAGAAGATGGCATGCTGATCGAACGCCCGCAGATTGGCGTGATGATCGAAGTGCCGGCCACGCTCTTTCAGCTCGAGGCGCTGGCCGAACGTGTCGATTTCTTCTCGGTCGGCAGCAATGACCTGACCCAGTACCTGCTGGCGGTGGATCGCAACAACCCGCGGGTGGCCGAGCTCTATGATCCTTGCCATCCAGGAGTCTTGTCCGCACTAGCGCGTCTGGCCGATGAAGCCTCGGCGCTTGGGGTGCCGACGTCGGTCTGTGGCGAGCTGGCCGGGGATCCGGCCGGTGCACTGCTGTTGATGGGCATGGGCTTCGATACCCTGTCGATGAATGCCCCCAGCTTACCGCGTGTGCGAGCCGCCATTCGCCGCGTGACGTTGCCGGCGGCCCGCGGACTGGTCAAGGAAACCCTGTCGCTGTCGACGCCTTCGGCGGTGCGCATCCACCTCAATGTCCGCCTGGGTGAGTGGCAGCTTGCACACCTGCTCCCGCCCAGAGACTAG
- a CDS encoding porin has translation MKKTLLATAIAGAMVVSASASAATVYNQDGTKLDLYGNIQMVYANVNDENGDSQDAIDDNGSTFGFAAEHAITSDVTGYLKLEFDDFKADEMKTAGRDSGDQAYVGAKGSFGDVRLGSYDQLIDDWIQDPITNNEYFDASDSTYDRTNDNNVGGARETDKVTYTSPSFGGLQFAVGTQYKGSNETENTTDSGKASFFGGAKYTAGAFSLAAVYDNLDTFDVTTDPESDFGDQYGVTAQYTMGALRVAAKYEQFDDGSDAKNDVDFTALSARYGYGMGDVYGAVQEVSYDEDGKDDRTEVIVGGTYNISSAMYTYVEVASYDANEDAYDGVATGITYLF, from the coding sequence ATGAAAAAGACACTCTTAGCGACTGCTATCGCCGGCGCCATGGTAGTTTCCGCCTCTGCCTCCGCTGCTACCGTCTACAACCAGGACGGCACCAAGCTGGACCTGTACGGCAACATCCAGATGGTCTACGCCAACGTCAATGATGAAAACGGTGATTCCCAAGACGCCATCGACGACAACGGCTCTACCTTCGGCTTCGCCGCCGAGCACGCCATCACCAGCGACGTGACCGGCTACCTGAAGCTCGAATTCGACGACTTCAAGGCCGACGAAATGAAGACCGCTGGCCGCGATTCCGGCGACCAGGCTTACGTCGGTGCCAAGGGCTCCTTCGGTGACGTGCGTCTCGGCTCCTACGACCAGCTGATCGACGACTGGATCCAAGATCCGATCACCAACAACGAATATTTCGACGCCTCCGATTCAACTTACGACCGGACCAACGACAACAACGTCGGTGGTGCTCGTGAGACCGACAAGGTGACCTACACTTCACCGTCCTTCGGTGGCCTGCAGTTCGCTGTTGGTACCCAGTACAAGGGCTCTAACGAGACTGAGAACACCACCGATTCTGGTAAGGCTTCTTTCTTCGGTGGCGCCAAGTACACCGCAGGCGCATTCTCTCTGGCCGCCGTCTATGACAACCTCGATACTTTCGATGTTACGACTGATCCGGAATCCGATTTTGGCGACCAGTACGGTGTGACCGCTCAGTACACCATGGGCGCGCTGCGTGTTGCTGCCAAGTACGAACAGTTTGATGACGGCAGCGACGCTAAAAATGATGTCGACTTCACTGCCCTGAGTGCGCGTTATGGATACGGTATGGGCGACGTCTACGGTGCCGTGCAGGAAGTCAGCTACGACGAAGACGGTAAAGATGATCGTACCGAAGTCATCGTTGGTGGCACCTATAACATCTCCAGCGCCATGTATACCTATGTCGAAGTCGCTAGCTACGACGCAAATGAAGACGCTTACGATGGTGTTGCTACCGGTATCACCTACCTGTTCTAA
- a CDS encoding diguanylate cyclase domain-containing protein — MMRILGTLHSRLMLWIGIGWSILVVATLAFTYLTGSELIRQANISHLNYEAGLVARQVDRSIEQRMEALERLAGGISPRLASASGEAMITSPPLLALFDRLALVSREGKITASYPYLETLNGVDVTDRDYFRFARAVGRPYVSDPLLSKGSGKPFVMVTVPLEDEKGGFTGQLIGAVNVETSSFFDSLRRIRIGNDGYASLISSSGTLLSHPDNSLVMQRISSGGSDSLLDLALLGWQGAGEGKLADGAKALRAYAQAWSAGWVVQVTRPMSQVQAPIGMLVGKLWWAGLVTIVLMLPLLWWFLKLVLRPLSRLERQIRQVASGARERVKIRTRMSELSQLATTFNRLQCQTEEATASLHERQAFLDAVLASSPVGMFVASPTGEVQYINPALAELIGYEEESSQDIYWMRHIHSEDRNDFVDLWRDAMRNGRNFLRQVRYVRTNGEVLWLEVHVGQVLKQQALLGHVGTVKDITLRREEEALQRWEAEHDPLTGLLNRRGFERRLEEAFIEWQQREQQSVLMIFDLDHFKPINDEGGHALGDEMLRAIAGAITPLVRKNDYVARQGGDEFAILMPSCTLAQARTVSRRLLETVADLSVSAEGKDYRVTLSLGAACFLVTDTTIDEILARADDASYQAKRQGRNQTIESGVSA; from the coding sequence ATGATGCGAATCTTGGGCACGCTTCATTCCCGCCTCATGCTGTGGATCGGCATCGGTTGGAGTATATTGGTCGTCGCGACGCTGGCGTTTACCTATCTGACGGGCAGTGAACTGATTCGTCAGGCCAATATCAGCCACCTCAACTATGAAGCCGGACTGGTCGCCCGTCAGGTTGATCGCTCGATTGAGCAGCGTATGGAAGCGCTTGAACGCCTTGCCGGTGGAATCAGTCCGCGGCTTGCGAGCGCATCTGGCGAAGCAATGATCACGAGCCCCCCGCTGCTTGCCCTGTTCGACCGCCTGGCGCTTGTCTCACGAGAGGGCAAGATCACCGCCAGCTATCCCTATCTTGAAACCCTGAATGGCGTCGACGTCACGGATCGCGACTACTTTCGTTTTGCTCGTGCCGTGGGTAGGCCCTATGTCAGCGACCCGCTTCTAAGTAAAGGCTCTGGCAAACCGTTCGTGATGGTGACAGTGCCTCTTGAGGATGAGAAAGGAGGCTTTACCGGTCAACTGATCGGTGCGGTGAACGTCGAGACTAGCAGTTTCTTCGATAGCCTCAGGCGTATTCGCATCGGCAATGATGGTTACGCCTCTTTGATCAGCTCTTCCGGCACCTTGCTGTCACATCCTGATAACAGCTTGGTCATGCAGCGTATCAGCAGTGGCGGTAGTGACAGTCTGCTGGATCTGGCATTACTGGGATGGCAGGGGGCCGGCGAGGGCAAGCTTGCCGATGGTGCCAAGGCCCTGCGAGCCTATGCGCAGGCCTGGAGTGCAGGCTGGGTCGTCCAGGTCACCCGTCCGATGTCTCAGGTGCAGGCACCGATTGGTATGTTGGTGGGAAAACTCTGGTGGGCGGGCCTGGTGACCATCGTGCTGATGCTGCCGCTCTTGTGGTGGTTCCTGAAGCTGGTGCTGAGGCCCCTGAGCCGCCTGGAGCGCCAGATTCGTCAAGTGGCCAGCGGAGCGCGCGAGCGGGTAAAAATCCGCACGCGAATGAGTGAACTGAGTCAACTGGCAACGACATTTAATCGTCTTCAGTGCCAGACCGAAGAAGCTACCGCCAGCCTTCACGAGCGACAGGCTTTCCTCGATGCGGTGCTGGCTTCGTCGCCGGTGGGCATGTTCGTGGCGTCACCCACCGGCGAGGTGCAGTACATTAACCCCGCGCTGGCTGAATTGATCGGCTATGAGGAAGAGAGTAGCCAAGATATCTATTGGATGCGTCACATTCACAGCGAGGATCGCAACGACTTCGTTGATCTGTGGCGCGATGCCATGCGTAACGGGCGTAATTTCCTGCGCCAGGTGCGTTACGTGCGAACCAATGGTGAGGTGCTCTGGCTTGAGGTGCATGTCGGCCAGGTGCTCAAGCAGCAGGCGTTGCTGGGTCATGTAGGGACGGTCAAGGATATTACTCTGCGCCGTGAAGAAGAGGCCTTACAGCGTTGGGAGGCCGAGCATGATCCCCTGACGGGGCTGCTGAACCGGCGAGGTTTCGAGCGCCGCCTTGAAGAGGCTTTTATCGAATGGCAGCAGCGAGAGCAGCAGTCTGTGCTGATGATTTTCGATCTGGATCACTTCAAGCCAATCAATGACGAAGGTGGCCATGCGCTGGGTGATGAAATGCTGCGGGCCATCGCCGGCGCGATTACACCGCTGGTACGCAAGAATGATTATGTGGCCCGCCAAGGGGGAGACGAGTTCGCCATCCTGATGCCAAGCTGCACTCTTGCGCAGGCGAGAACGGTGTCAAGGCGACTGCTGGAGACGGTGGCAGACCTGAGCGTATCGGCGGAGGGCAAAGACTATCGTGTCACCTTGAGCCTGGGTGCTGCTTGCTTCCTCGTCACTGATACGACGATCGACGAGATCCTGGCTCGTGCCGATGACGCCAGCTATCAGGCCAAGCGACAAGGCCGCAACCAGACTATCGAGAGCGGTGTATCAGCCTGA
- a CDS encoding thymidylate synthase produces MSDDTHETAGAALALEQPYLDLMRHVLEHGAIKHDRTGVGTRSVFGHQMRFDLARGFPLLTTKKLHLRSIIHELLWFLAGDTNIAYLKENGVRIWDEWADENGDLGPVYGYQWRSWPHPQGGHVDQIAKVIEQIKHNPDSRRLIVSAWNPALVDEMALPPCHALFQFYVSNGRLSCQLYQRSADIFLGVPFNIASYALLTQMMAQVCGLAPGEFVHTLGDAHLYSNHLEQAELQLSRTPLAAPTLWLNPEIDDLFAFRFEDIRIDGYEAHPHIKAKVAV; encoded by the coding sequence ATGTCAGACGACACCCATGAGACAGCTGGCGCCGCCTTGGCGCTTGAGCAACCCTACCTGGATCTGATGCGCCATGTGCTCGAACATGGCGCTATCAAGCATGATCGCACCGGCGTTGGAACCAGGAGCGTATTCGGCCACCAGATGCGCTTCGATCTGGCCCGCGGCTTCCCGCTGCTGACCACCAAGAAACTGCATTTACGCTCGATCATTCATGAGCTCTTGTGGTTCCTGGCCGGCGACACCAATATCGCCTATCTGAAAGAAAACGGCGTGCGGATATGGGATGAGTGGGCCGATGAGAACGGCGACCTGGGCCCGGTCTATGGCTATCAATGGCGCAGCTGGCCGCACCCCCAGGGCGGGCACGTCGATCAGATCGCCAAGGTGATCGAGCAGATCAAGCACAATCCGGACTCGCGGCGCCTGATCGTCTCCGCCTGGAACCCGGCGCTGGTCGACGAGATGGCCCTGCCACCCTGCCATGCGCTGTTCCAGTTTTATGTCAGCAACGGTCGCCTGTCCTGCCAGCTCTATCAGCGCAGCGCCGATATTTTCCTGGGCGTACCTTTCAATATCGCCAGCTACGCTCTGCTGACGCAGATGATGGCCCAGGTCTGCGGCCTGGCGCCGGGAGAGTTCGTGCATACCCTGGGGGATGCCCACCTGTATTCGAATCATCTGGAACAGGCCGAGCTGCAGCTTTCCCGCACGCCCTTGGCTGCTCCCACCTTATGGCTCAACCCAGAGATCGATGACCTGTTCGCCTTCCGCTTCGAAGACATTCGTATCGACGGCTATGAGGCGCACCCCCATATCAAGGCCAAGGTGGCGGTATGA
- a CDS encoding NRDE family protein: MCLIAFDYRPHASAWLHLVANRDESFARPSAPLGAWPEEPDIIGGRDLVAGGSWFAVHRRGRFAAVTNVRDPAIESPPDGPSRGHLVPEALKTDDLSGWLNALASSEAYRYAGFNLLVGDHSGLWHLHRGRGAIQLNRLTAGLHGLSNARLDTPWPKLTLARQGLADSLLDGDWPQSALAVMHQQCLDIGDQALPDTGVGLTLERQLAPPFILGETYGTRATTWLEWHQNGHLELSERRFGPNASNLGETHLSLSTEHWDRTLQA; the protein is encoded by the coding sequence ATGTGCCTGATCGCTTTCGACTACCGACCCCATGCCTCTGCCTGGTTGCACCTGGTGGCCAACCGCGATGAATCCTTTGCGCGACCCAGTGCGCCCTTAGGGGCATGGCCCGAGGAGCCGGACATCATCGGTGGCCGCGACCTGGTCGCTGGTGGCAGCTGGTTCGCCGTGCACCGCCGGGGACGCTTTGCTGCCGTAACCAATGTCCGCGATCCCGCCATCGAGTCTCCACCCGACGGCCCCAGCCGAGGACATCTGGTACCCGAGGCGCTGAAGACTGACGACCTCTCGGGTTGGCTCAATGCCCTGGCGAGCAGCGAGGCCTATCGTTACGCCGGTTTTAACCTGTTAGTAGGCGATCACTCAGGCCTCTGGCATCTGCACCGCGGTCGGGGCGCCATTCAGCTAAACCGGCTGACCGCAGGCCTTCACGGCCTCTCCAATGCAAGACTCGACACGCCCTGGCCCAAGCTTACCCTTGCGCGCCAGGGGCTGGCCGACAGCCTCCTCGACGGCGACTGGCCACAATCGGCGCTGGCAGTAATGCACCAGCAATGCCTCGACATCGGCGATCAGGCACTGCCCGACACCGGGGTCGGCCTCACCCTGGAGCGCCAGCTGGCGCCGCCCTTCATTCTTGGCGAGACCTATGGCACCCGTGCCACCACTTGGCTGGAATGGCACCAGAACGGACACCTCGAGCTCAGCGAGCGCCGCTTTGGCCCGAACGCCAGCAACCTCGGCGAGACACATCTTTCGCTCTCGACAGAGCACTGGGACAGAACGCTGCAGGCGTAA
- a CDS encoding ProQ/FINO family protein, whose product MNNERTATLLATLEACATAQANELASARGRVAALREQNRRLEARNRELEDYSHELERQAHELEQQHHELALKHQALEAKCRELEEKFARAPHTADGHAHPRSQGLAALLSHRVRPAPQEPPSQEAAFQEPAFQEEAPSPVFHATLGRAASSGGAPDVSDTFPSKQEPAAEEVDAPAQVGDAQADDGSAQTSLPIGEAPSPQALLSQWYRRYPDAFFKGHTRPLKVGIHEDLLDREPWPEKLVRRALACYVHLPRYLKAVREGAERAGLDGEAAGSVSEGEARYARKKLEELRAQQQAERSGKAMSSDGKPRVDKKGADNKRADKNGANKIGGGKKRQSPGRQQGGTGLGSAPAGNAASRQGAPRQEVAAASSETAVAGSSSEAPAERLERKLGALLAKHSSR is encoded by the coding sequence TTGAACAATGAACGTACCGCCACCTTGCTGGCGACGCTTGAAGCCTGTGCCACAGCCCAGGCCAACGAGTTGGCGAGCGCGCGAGGCCGGGTGGCGGCGCTTCGGGAGCAAAATCGCCGGCTCGAAGCTCGCAATCGTGAGCTCGAAGATTACAGCCATGAGCTTGAGCGCCAGGCTCACGAGCTGGAACAGCAGCACCATGAGTTAGCCCTCAAGCACCAGGCGCTTGAGGCCAAGTGTCGCGAGTTGGAAGAGAAGTTTGCGCGAGCACCGCACACCGCCGATGGCCATGCGCACCCCCGCAGCCAGGGGTTGGCCGCCTTGCTTTCCCACCGCGTTCGACCGGCGCCCCAAGAACCACCTTCACAGGAAGCGGCTTTCCAGGAGCCGGCCTTCCAAGAAGAGGCGCCCTCGCCGGTCTTTCATGCGACACTTGGTCGAGCTGCTTCATCTGGCGGTGCTCCTGACGTCTCCGACACTTTTCCCTCAAAGCAAGAGCCAGCCGCAGAAGAAGTCGACGCACCTGCCCAAGTTGGCGATGCGCAAGCCGACGATGGGAGTGCTCAGACCTCTCTGCCGATTGGCGAGGCTCCATCCCCCCAGGCGCTTCTGAGTCAATGGTACCGCCGCTACCCGGATGCCTTTTTCAAAGGCCACACCCGGCCTCTGAAGGTCGGTATTCACGAAGATCTGCTGGACCGCGAGCCCTGGCCGGAAAAGTTGGTGCGTCGCGCGCTGGCTTGCTACGTGCATCTGCCCCGTTATCTCAAGGCGGTGCGAGAAGGCGCCGAGCGGGCCGGGCTTGACGGCGAGGCCGCAGGCTCCGTTTCCGAAGGCGAGGCCCGCTATGCGCGCAAGAAGCTCGAGGAACTGCGAGCTCAGCAGCAGGCAGAGCGCTCAGGCAAAGCCATGTCGTCTGACGGCAAGCCGCGGGTCGATAAGAAGGGTGCTGATAACAAGCGTGCCGACAAGAATGGCGCCAACAAGATAGGTGGCGGGAAAAAACGCCAGTCGCCAGGGCGCCAGCAGGGGGGGACAGGCCTAGGAAGCGCGCCGGCCGGCAACGCTGCTTCACGCCAAGGCGCCCCGCGCCAAGAGGTTGCTGCGGCGTCATCTGAAACGGCCGTTGCCGGCTCATCGTCAGAGGCGCCCGCCGAGCGCCTGGAGCGCAAGCTGGGGGCGCTGCTTGCCAAGCACTCTTCACGCTGA